The window ATATAATTATTTATATTTTGGGAGTTTTCTCAATAATCCTATTTATATGGGTAATTATGCTTGAGCTCCGCTTAAAAAAGCTGTTTAAAGGAGGAAAGCCTGAGGGGCTGGAAGGACTATTAATGAATATTAATGCCGACTTTAAAGCGCTTCATATATCCAACAAGCAAATGGAAGAGTATTTAAGAAGCGTTGAAAGCAGACTTAAAAATACAATCAAGAGCGTGAGAATGCTGCGTTTCAATCCATTTAACAACTCCGGTTCAAATCAGAGCTTCACGATGGCTCTCTTAAACGAAGAAGGAGATGGAGCTGTTATAACAGGCCTTCACTCAAGAGAAAAAATCAATGTCTACGCAAAACCTATCGCCAACTTTCAATCTGAACATAAACTTACAGCTGAAGAGGAAGCTGTAATAAAGAAAGAACCCAATAATTAGATTTCCGGATTTTTATAAAACGTTAAATATTAAATTGGTCGTCTAATCATAGACTAAGCTTAACACCGCAAGCTTACTTATTAAATACTATTATGACTGATAAATCACAAAATAAAAATATAATAAAAAGGCCTCCTGTTGTGGTAGTGATGGGTCATGTTGATCACGGCAAATCAAAACTTCTTGATTATATAAGAAAGAGTAACATTGTTGACAAAGAAGCCGGAGGCATAACCCAGCACATAGGCGCTTATGAAGTAGAAGTTCACCCTATGCCTAATAACATAGAAAAAAGAGAACTTATAACATTTCTTGATACGCCCGGGCACGAAGCATTTGGCAAGATGAGGGCCAGAGGAGCAAAAGTCGCCGATATTGCTATCCTTGTGGTGGCGGCGGACGAAGGCGTAAAACCTCAAACTATTGAAGCTATAAAAATAATCCAAGAGGAAAAAATTCCTTTTATCGTAGCTATAAACAAAATAGATAAACCAAACGCTGAACCAGATCGTATTAAGAATGAACTTGCGTCAAACAATGTCTTCGTGGAAGGTTTTGGAGGAACAGTATCTGTAGTAAATATATCCGCAAAAACAGGAGAAGGGATACCTGACCTCCTTGATACAATCCTTCTTACGGCTGAAATGGAAGATATTAAAGCTGATAGAAACGCCAATGCAAGCG is drawn from Patescibacteria group bacterium and contains these coding sequences:
- a CDS encoding DUF4446 family protein, translated to MLSTANIIIYILGVFSIILFIWVIMLELRLKKLFKGGKPEGLEGLLMNINADFKALHISNKQMEEYLRSVESRLKNTIKSVRMLRFNPFNNSGSNQSFTMALLNEEGDGAVITGLHSREKINVYAKPIANFQSEHKLTAEEEAVIKKEPNN